Proteins encoded by one window of Cuniculiplasma divulgatum:
- a CDS encoding AAA family ATPase, producing the protein MNFNISVTGVPGTGKSTLCNLLASSGYEVIDLNKFSIKVGCTQNDEVDLDCLIQWIRSDMGKILDSHYSHLLPSFAVILMECSPEVLEKRLMERGYNRKKITENMDCLMSDCIGYECTENYPRNRILRLNTDDNKESKNLVDAVNFIRKMEMKHNGT; encoded by the coding sequence ATGAATTTTAATATTTCCGTAACTGGAGTTCCAGGCACTGGAAAAAGCACTCTCTGTAATTTACTTGCAAGTAGCGGTTATGAAGTTATAGATCTGAACAAATTTTCTATTAAGGTTGGTTGTACTCAAAATGATGAGGTCGACCTTGATTGTCTTATACAGTGGATAAGATCAGACATGGGAAAAATACTTGATTCCCATTATTCTCACCTGTTACCTTCCTTTGCAGTAATATTGATGGAATGTTCACCCGAAGTTCTGGAAAAAAGATTGATGGAAAGGGGTTACAATAGGAAAAAAATTACAGAAAACATGGACTGTCTTATGAGTGACTGTATTGGGTATGAATGCACCGAAAACTATCCACGGAACAGGATACTGAGATTGAATACAGATGATAATAAAGAGAGTAAGAATTTGGTTGATGCAGTTAACTTTATCAGGAAAATGGAGATGAAGCACAATGGCACTTGA
- a CDS encoding tRNA(Ile)(2)-agmatinylcytidine synthase, which translates to MWIGIDDTDSRNAGCTTYIAFRIVSTFADRIISLPRLVRLNPNLKYKTRGNGALSIRIGNRTEETKTVIGKSDGKKISLGLQNNEMEPDFPKTYDNSMIEQVVGIVEEYYEKNQTNTNPGIVFSNKKFDTDIYRNALERDIPMDYIEEILKKTDSIYRKIGSGRGIIGAVSSIAWDRNRTTYELLNYKYPRGGYVDDMVKTTIGKIAESYDSTFNNMETKEGKVCLFPKDRTPVIYGIRGLVFDDLIQIQEEINSRFPDFDRNYMIFATNQGTDDHILRLESGMELRELSSYEITGYVNELPLRKEGGHLFFGIKYGVTDIKAVAFEPSKGFRDELEKLEIGDHVKLFGSYAKGTIKIEKLELIHPSIIYERRSPLCSRCGSRTSNIGSLKYRCIKCGNVMEPEYVKTNYQRMTMKLEPPAYARRHLSMPWKLENASFRSNEYEF; encoded by the coding sequence ATGTGGATAGGCATAGATGATACAGATTCCAGAAACGCCGGTTGCACTACTTACATAGCCTTTAGAATAGTTTCTACCTTTGCAGATAGAATAATTTCGCTTCCAAGACTTGTTAGATTAAATCCAAACCTGAAATATAAGACAAGAGGGAATGGTGCACTCAGCATCAGAATTGGAAATAGAACAGAAGAAACTAAAACAGTAATTGGTAAGTCCGATGGTAAGAAGATTTCACTAGGTTTGCAAAACAATGAAATGGAGCCGGATTTTCCTAAAACCTATGATAACTCAATGATAGAACAGGTTGTTGGCATTGTTGAGGAATATTATGAGAAAAATCAAACAAATACAAACCCTGGAATTGTTTTTTCTAACAAAAAATTTGACACCGACATTTATAGGAATGCACTTGAACGCGATATCCCAATGGATTACATAGAAGAAATTTTGAAGAAAACTGATTCAATATATCGTAAGATAGGAAGTGGAAGAGGTATCATTGGCGCTGTTTCTTCCATAGCGTGGGATAGAAATAGGACAACCTATGAGTTACTTAACTACAAATATCCAAGGGGAGGGTATGTGGATGACATGGTTAAGACAACCATTGGAAAAATTGCGGAATCTTATGACAGTACATTCAACAATATGGAAACGAAAGAAGGAAAGGTATGCCTTTTTCCAAAGGATAGAACACCAGTTATTTATGGAATAAGGGGACTTGTATTTGATGACCTGATTCAGATACAGGAAGAAATCAATTCAAGATTTCCAGATTTTGATAGAAATTACATGATATTTGCTACCAATCAGGGAACGGACGATCATATTTTAAGGCTGGAATCAGGTATGGAGTTAAGGGAACTTTCATCCTATGAGATTACGGGCTATGTAAATGAATTGCCTCTAAGGAAGGAGGGGGGACACCTGTTCTTTGGAATTAAATATGGAGTTACTGATATTAAGGCAGTTGCATTTGAGCCCTCAAAGGGCTTCAGAGATGAACTTGAAAAATTAGAGATTGGAGATCACGTGAAATTATTTGGTTCGTATGCTAAGGGAACAATTAAGATTGAAAAACTTGAGCTGATTCACCCCTCCATCATATACGAACGAAGGTCACCATTATGCAGTAGATGTGGTTCAAGGACGTCGAACATTGGATCACTAAAATACAGGTGTATTAAGTGTGGTAATGTAATGGAACCGGAATACGTGAAAACCAATTACCAGAGAATGACAATGAAGTTAGAACCGCCAGCCTATGCAAGGAGACATCTTTCCATGCCGTGGAAACTTGAGAATGCATCTTTCAGGAGCAATGAATATGAATTTTAA
- a CDS encoding DEAD/DEAH box helicase: MDIIKNYYFSGKNVSLYEHQKKSIDEIDEGRSVLVSVPTASGKSLIAYYAIIRAAKQGLKSMYICPLKALAREKFDELRAIGKGMFTVALSVGDLDAGTDIINRFDVIVCTSEKADSLMHHNPDYFNDIAVLVLDEIHNIGDQTRGPTLEILCTTARIVNPDIQIIALSATLQNAPQIGEWLDATVVRSDFRPVPLKKFVIFRDKLMDDEFQQIDSLKKDIYELIRKILYDGGQVLLFLNTRKRAEKFAMDISEQMDERMFPSSIDIISEDGDRNAEVVNRIAKKGVAFHHAGLNTRIRTFVEENFKSGRIKVITSTPTLAAGINLPARAVIIRDLTRFSDGYSSYISNMEIEQMLGRAGRPKYDDHGEAYIYCPSQGAIDKVKDLFENGVEPVVSAMGKEKIVRFNTLALISNHFCTTLDSLYTFFDSTLYASQNGKGTLKDYVDQVTGYLENYGFIETKGQILKAEKLGTITANLYIDPETAKIIVDMFEENEEEMSVARILYNICKTPDIFTLFVNRDDYESLSAFFDEISESPEDEDDMAAGKTAMLLLDWINEVPIYEIEEKYSVGSGDIESRKSSAEWIVMAASRLAAEFRRELSYPLDVLSLRLKEGVRDDIMSLISIPGVGRVRARRLYENGFKKPSDIAKSTVQNIAILRGFSKTLAENIIKSAKTMGDSSE, from the coding sequence ATGGATATTATTAAAAATTACTATTTCTCAGGTAAGAATGTAAGTCTCTATGAACACCAGAAAAAATCCATTGATGAAATAGATGAGGGCAGAAGTGTTCTGGTTTCAGTACCAACAGCCTCGGGAAAATCTCTCATAGCCTATTATGCCATAATAAGGGCTGCAAAACAAGGATTGAAATCCATGTATATATGTCCTTTGAAGGCGCTGGCAAGGGAAAAATTTGATGAACTCAGGGCAATAGGAAAGGGAATGTTTACAGTAGCTCTTAGCGTGGGAGACCTTGATGCAGGAACTGATATAATAAACAGGTTTGATGTAATAGTCTGCACATCTGAAAAAGCAGATTCTCTAATGCACCATAATCCAGATTATTTTAATGATATCGCTGTGCTTGTACTGGATGAAATCCATAACATAGGAGATCAGACAAGAGGGCCAACTCTTGAGATCTTATGCACAACTGCAAGGATTGTGAATCCGGATATACAGATCATTGCACTTTCTGCAACCCTTCAGAATGCGCCACAAATTGGAGAATGGCTTGATGCAACGGTTGTCAGGAGTGACTTTAGACCTGTACCTCTAAAGAAATTCGTCATTTTTAGAGACAAATTGATGGATGATGAATTTCAGCAGATAGATTCTCTTAAAAAGGATATATATGAACTGATAAGGAAAATTCTTTATGATGGGGGGCAGGTACTCCTCTTTCTTAACACACGAAAAAGGGCTGAAAAGTTTGCAATGGATATAAGTGAACAGATGGATGAAAGAATGTTTCCCAGTTCTATTGATATTATTAGTGAAGATGGAGACAGGAATGCAGAGGTTGTGAACAGGATTGCGAAAAAAGGTGTCGCATTCCATCATGCTGGTCTAAATACCAGAATCAGAACATTTGTAGAGGAAAACTTCAAGAGCGGAAGAATAAAGGTCATAACTTCAACGCCAACACTTGCCGCGGGTATTAATCTTCCGGCAAGAGCCGTTATAATCAGGGATTTAACTAGATTTTCTGATGGCTATTCCTCATACATTTCAAATATGGAAATAGAACAGATGCTTGGAAGGGCTGGCAGACCAAAATATGATGATCACGGTGAGGCTTATATTTACTGTCCTTCCCAGGGGGCCATTGATAAGGTTAAAGATCTGTTTGAAAATGGAGTTGAGCCTGTTGTTTCAGCAATGGGAAAGGAGAAGATTGTTAGATTCAACACCCTAGCATTAATAAGTAACCACTTCTGTACAACCTTAGATTCACTTTACACATTCTTCGACTCAACACTGTATGCATCTCAGAATGGAAAGGGTACACTGAAGGATTACGTAGATCAGGTTACAGGCTATCTGGAGAATTATGGTTTCATTGAGACCAAGGGACAGATACTGAAGGCAGAAAAACTTGGAACTATAACTGCAAATCTGTATATAGATCCGGAGACTGCTAAAATTATAGTGGATATGTTTGAGGAAAATGAAGAAGAGATGTCCGTTGCCAGAATTCTTTATAATATATGCAAAACACCAGATATATTTACATTGTTTGTAAACAGGGATGATTATGAATCACTGAGTGCCTTTTTTGATGAAATATCAGAGAGCCCGGAGGATGAGGATGATATGGCTGCAGGAAAAACTGCTATGCTCCTACTGGATTGGATCAATGAAGTTCCAATATACGAGATTGAGGAGAAATACTCTGTTGGATCTGGAGATATAGAATCCAGAAAATCTTCTGCTGAATGGATAGTAATGGCTGCTTCCAGACTGGCAGCAGAGTTTAGGAGGGAACTTTCCTATCCACTGGATGTACTGAGTTTGAGATTGAAAGAAGGTGTGAGGGATGATATAATGTCCCTTATTTCAATTCCAGGAGTTGGGAGAGTTAGGGCAAGAAGACTCTATGAGAATGGATTTAAAAAACCGTCAGATATTGCAAAATCAACCGTTCAGAATATAGCAATACTCAGGGGATTTTCAAAAACTCTGGCGGAAAATATAATAAAAAGCGCTAAAACTATGGGTGATTCTTCTGAGTGA
- a CDS encoding antibiotic biosynthesis monooxygenase family protein — MINVGLYYKVKKGHEADFEERFNGVVKILENGDNGFLEGKLYREVKKPEEYMIYTVWKDKKSFEAFLRTMDYEKTVDYGKSILESTPRHKIFGES, encoded by the coding sequence ATGATAAATGTTGGCCTCTACTATAAAGTCAAGAAGGGTCACGAGGCAGATTTCGAAGAAAGATTCAATGGAGTTGTAAAAATCCTGGAAAATGGAGATAATGGATTTCTTGAAGGTAAACTGTATAGAGAGGTTAAGAAACCTGAAGAATATATGATATATACGGTATGGAAAGACAAAAAATCATTTGAAGCTTTCCTTAGAACAATGGATTATGAAAAAACTGTAGATTATGGGAAGTCAATACTTGAATCAACTCCAAGACATAAGATCTTTGGTGAATCTTAG
- a CDS encoding RibD family protein, with amino-acid sequence MKEYKETLNRPHIILNMAQSINGYISKISGERAYISSEEDNIRVQTLRNNSDGILVGYRTVIKDNPSLIAPNNKNSIRLIIDPRCSLTPNYRVMDGKRKTIILNSEKSEKCEENIEYVNCGKPFNLEKSLELIYEKGIRSVLVEGGRVTAEAFLQRGFVDEMYMFIGDLFLEDGGILSPTTDREIRNVILDVRIMKGGLLLKIDPSKFKREWK; translated from the coding sequence ATGAAGGAATATAAGGAAACATTGAACAGACCTCATATCATATTAAATATGGCACAGAGCATAAACGGCTACATCTCAAAAATTTCAGGGGAAAGGGCATATATATCATCTGAGGAGGATAACATAAGAGTCCAGACTCTAAGAAATAACTCAGATGGAATACTGGTTGGGTATAGAACAGTAATCAAGGATAACCCATCGCTGATCGCGCCTAACAATAAGAACTCAATTAGACTCATAATAGACCCACGCTGTAGTCTCACTCCAAATTACAGGGTAATGGATGGAAAGAGAAAAACCATAATACTTAACTCTGAAAAAAGTGAGAAATGTGAAGAAAATATAGAGTACGTAAACTGTGGTAAACCTTTCAATCTTGAAAAATCGCTGGAACTCATTTATGAAAAGGGAATTAGGTCAGTTCTCGTAGAGGGAGGCAGGGTTACAGCAGAGGCATTTCTGCAAAGAGGATTTGTAGACGAAATGTATATGTTTATTGGGGATCTGTTTCTCGAGGATGGCGGAATACTTTCTCCAACCACAGATAGGGAAATAAGAAATGTTATACTTGATGTGAGGATTATGAAAGGTGGGTTGTTGCTTAAGATTGACCCATCAAAATTTAAGAGGGAATGGAAATGA
- a CDS encoding class I SAM-dependent methyltransferase — MILLSEVIHVRIEKERAQKALERLKKLDFFLPQFEIKRDGEYILIPVSRNVEKEENIVIECEPREMKIMPQGHAGSFDLIGDIAIIHERKRIDHDFMVQFILKSKGNIRTIYLDMGIKGETRLRDLKLLYGEDNPVTMYRENNIIMKVDVKKAYFSPRLSTERYLVSRNVTDGEYIFDMFAGIGPFSLNIAKRTKCKIVACDINSDAVELLKYNLSINKLLSDVEVHEGNSYKIIKELKPFNRIIMNNPVNQYESLDEIIESLTDGGRLNIYMVEDQETIEEKMEYFIGKGMFLETKRVVHGYSKSKSMYSLQYRRDPT, encoded by the coding sequence GTGATTCTTCTGAGTGAGGTTATTCACGTAAGGATAGAGAAGGAAAGAGCCCAGAAAGCTTTAGAAAGGCTGAAAAAACTAGACTTTTTTTTGCCACAATTTGAAATAAAAAGGGATGGGGAATACATCCTCATTCCTGTCAGCAGAAACGTGGAGAAAGAAGAGAATATAGTAATTGAATGCGAGCCCAGAGAAATGAAAATAATGCCACAGGGCCATGCAGGTTCCTTTGATCTTATAGGAGACATAGCAATCATTCACGAAAGAAAGAGGATTGATCATGATTTCATGGTACAGTTCATATTGAAATCAAAGGGAAACATTAGAACCATATATCTTGACATGGGGATAAAGGGCGAAACCAGACTCAGGGATCTTAAACTTCTATATGGAGAAGATAACCCTGTAACAATGTACAGGGAGAACAACATTATAATGAAGGTTGATGTGAAGAAAGCCTATTTCTCACCAAGACTATCAACTGAAAGGTATCTGGTTTCAAGGAATGTTACAGATGGAGAATATATTTTTGATATGTTCGCTGGAATAGGCCCTTTCAGCCTTAATATAGCTAAAAGGACTAAATGCAAAATTGTAGCATGCGACATAAACAGTGATGCAGTGGAATTACTGAAGTATAACCTGTCTATCAATAAACTTCTATCAGATGTTGAAGTTCATGAAGGAAATTCTTATAAAATTATAAAAGAACTAAAACCATTCAATAGAATTATTATGAATAACCCTGTAAATCAATATGAATCCCTTGATGAAATAATAGAATCATTGACTGATGGGGGAAGATTAAATATCTATATGGTGGAAGACCAGGAGACAATAGAGGAAAAGATGGAATATTTTATCGGCAAAGGGATGTTTCTGGAAACCAAGAGAGTCGTTCATGGATATTCTAAGAGTAAGTCCATGTACAGCCTTCAGTACAGGAGGGACCCGACATGA
- the uppS gene encoding polyprenyl diphosphate synthase, which yields MSLSRKIGDLTEEIYEKVLLEQIKKDGNIPYHVGIITDGNRRYASSHGMDSNLGHVKGKEKLEEVLEWCMEIGTRVVTVYAFSTENFKRDNDEVRFLFTLISNSLLNLISDERVLKNKIRVKIIGSIDTLPKFLQDSIRKVEDATKDYDGYKLNIAVAYGGREEIIEAIRKIAEEYKSGKIEMKDISEENFRKYLYDGTIPDPDLILRTSGEERVSNFLLWQGAYSELYFSDVFWPELRKLDFLRAVRSYQTRKRRFGT from the coding sequence ATGAGCCTTAGCAGAAAGATAGGAGATCTGACAGAAGAAATATATGAAAAAGTACTTCTGGAGCAGATAAAGAAAGATGGAAATATACCGTATCATGTGGGAATAATAACAGATGGAAACAGAAGGTATGCCAGTTCTCATGGAATGGATTCTAATCTTGGTCACGTGAAGGGTAAGGAAAAACTTGAAGAAGTTCTTGAATGGTGCATGGAAATAGGAACCAGAGTAGTTACAGTTTACGCGTTTTCCACTGAAAATTTCAAGAGGGACAATGATGAGGTAAGATTCCTCTTCACACTGATCAGCAATTCACTTCTGAATCTTATAAGCGATGAGAGAGTCCTGAAAAATAAGATAAGGGTAAAAATTATTGGTAGCATTGATACGCTTCCAAAATTCCTGCAGGATTCTATCAGGAAAGTCGAAGATGCGACAAAAGACTATGACGGATATAAGCTCAATATTGCTGTTGCGTATGGGGGAAGAGAAGAAATAATAGAGGCCATAAGGAAGATAGCAGAAGAATACAAATCCGGTAAGATCGAAATGAAGGATATATCTGAAGAGAATTTCAGGAAATATCTCTATGATGGAACTATCCCTGACCCAGATTTGATCCTTAGAACAAGTGGGGAGGAAAGGGTTTCAAACTTCCTTTTATGGCAGGGTGCTTATTCTGAGCTTTACTTTTCCGATGTTTTCTGGCCAGAACTTAGAAAACTAGATTTCCTGAGGGCCGTGAGATCATATCAGACCAGGAAAAGGAGGTTTGGCACCTGA
- the serS gene encoding serine--tRNA ligase, whose translation MIDIKRLREDPEQYIKSLKGRGGDQGLIERFFSLDQKWRDNVKKINELRKQRNSLSMDVSRKVKNGEETESIKDDVRKLNEELKLLESEQSEIEKERDITVSRIPNLLDESVPICFGDENSKFIKFSGNAKVRRDSLDEFNKFTENSGKYEIIENTYSHIDLSERMNLVDLERAGKISGARFYISRNQLVKLELALVNYAIDFIGQRGFSIVEPPPMINGNSIWKATDEGTFNEAVYKIEGEDLYLISTSEHPIAAMLMNEILDQNELPLKVSGFSPCFRKEAGAHGKDTKGIFRVHYFKKVEQFIFCKPEDSWDYLEELLKNTEDLLQSLEIPFRVINVCSGELGSLAAKKYDIEGWFPHQGKFRELASISNDTDYQARSLNIKYRTPDGNQFVHTLNGTAIATTRIMVAIMENFSTENRIEIPKALIPYTGFDHISVE comes from the coding sequence ATGATTGACATAAAAAGGCTAAGAGAGGATCCTGAACAATACATCAAATCTCTCAAGGGAAGAGGGGGGGATCAGGGTCTTATTGAAAGATTTTTTTCACTGGATCAAAAATGGAGAGATAACGTTAAAAAAATTAATGAACTGAGAAAACAGAGAAATTCCCTCAGCATGGATGTATCCAGAAAAGTTAAAAATGGTGAGGAAACAGAATCAATAAAGGACGATGTAAGGAAATTAAACGAGGAACTGAAGTTACTGGAAAGTGAGCAATCTGAAATCGAGAAAGAAAGAGATATAACAGTATCCAGAATCCCAAATCTACTGGATGAATCTGTACCCATATGTTTTGGAGATGAAAACAGCAAATTTATAAAATTTTCAGGAAATGCTAAAGTGAGGAGGGACAGTTTAGATGAATTTAACAAATTTACTGAAAATTCTGGAAAATATGAAATTATAGAAAATACATACAGCCATATTGATCTTTCTGAGCGAATGAATCTTGTGGATCTTGAAAGAGCAGGTAAAATATCCGGTGCAAGATTTTACATTTCCAGAAATCAACTGGTGAAACTGGAGCTTGCACTGGTTAACTATGCTATAGATTTCATTGGCCAGCGAGGCTTCTCAATAGTGGAACCACCACCTATGATCAATGGAAATTCCATATGGAAGGCTACTGATGAAGGGACGTTTAATGAAGCCGTTTATAAGATAGAAGGGGAGGACCTGTATCTTATTTCCACCTCTGAGCATCCCATAGCTGCAATGCTAATGAACGAGATTCTTGATCAAAATGAACTGCCTTTAAAGGTGTCAGGTTTCTCTCCATGTTTCAGAAAGGAAGCAGGAGCACATGGAAAGGATACAAAGGGCATATTTAGGGTCCATTATTTCAAGAAAGTCGAACAGTTCATATTCTGCAAGCCTGAGGATTCCTGGGACTACCTTGAGGAATTGCTAAAGAACACTGAGGATTTATTGCAGAGCCTTGAAATTCCTTTCAGGGTAATAAACGTCTGTTCTGGTGAACTTGGAAGTCTTGCAGCAAAGAAGTATGACATAGAAGGATGGTTCCCTCATCAGGGTAAATTCAGAGAACTTGCTTCAATCTCAAATGACACAGATTACCAGGCAAGATCTCTCAACATTAAATACAGGACGCCTGATGGCAATCAGTTTGTACACACTCTCAATGGAACGGCAATCGCCACTACAAGAATCATGGTGGCCATAATGGAGAACTTTTCAACGGAAAACAGAATAGAAATTCCAAAAGCGCTGATACCCTATACCGGATTTGATCATATATCAGTAGAGTGA
- a CDS encoding CDP-alcohol phosphatidyltransferase family protein: MALDSMRGTVNPILDKLSKPFMRFNPNTLTEVSFLFAVLAGVFIAISGRIISSYFLILAFILILLSSTLDALDGFVARKKNISSKAGDMLDHTFDRYSDIALITGFAFSLYGNIYIGILALGGVFMTSYLGTQAQALGLKRNYGGVLGRADRLVLMLVILIIEIIFPFSYNFYIDFTPINILLIWFFIAGYITSGERFVQSIIGLHQMDE, encoded by the coding sequence ATGGCACTTGATTCAATGAGAGGAACTGTTAATCCGATCCTCGATAAACTAAGTAAGCCCTTCATGCGATTTAACCCAAACACCTTAACTGAAGTTTCTTTCCTGTTTGCCGTTCTTGCTGGTGTTTTTATAGCAATCAGTGGAAGGATAATTTCATCCTACTTTCTTATCCTTGCTTTTATCCTAATACTTCTTTCATCAACACTGGATGCACTCGACGGTTTTGTTGCGAGAAAGAAGAATATCAGTTCCAAAGCTGGAGACATGCTCGATCACACTTTCGACAGATATTCAGATATAGCTTTGATAACAGGTTTCGCTTTTTCACTTTACGGCAATATATACATAGGGATTCTGGCCTTAGGTGGTGTTTTCATGACAAGTTATCTTGGCACTCAGGCTCAGGCCCTAGGCTTAAAGAGAAACTATGGTGGGGTTCTTGGAAGAGCTGACAGATTAGTGTTGATGCTGGTAATTTTAATTATAGAGATAATTTTCCCATTCAGTTATAACTTTTACATTGACTTTACCCCAATTAACATACTGCTGATCTGGTTTTTTATCGCAGGTTACATAACATCTGGTGAAAGATTTGTACAGTCGATCATAGGCCTTCACCAGATGGATGAATGA
- a CDS encoding CBS domain-containing protein, protein MKVGKIVDKNIQTISEDATVFDASALMNKNHVYGLMAVDADGKYVGMISERSLLRRFIQRNVKPDSLKVKYIMRHHIPQVSSDFDVKDVAAFLSKNALTRCAVYDKNNNIIGMVTITDLARYLSAESIYQVLFSHKTNEYTYICPKCNSGKLEPVYNDNGEIKFFRCDREDCGYIE, encoded by the coding sequence ATGAAGGTTGGAAAAATTGTTGATAAAAATATACAAACCATAAGTGAAGATGCAACAGTTTTTGATGCATCTGCGTTGATGAATAAGAATCATGTTTATGGCTTAATGGCAGTTGATGCTGATGGCAAATATGTTGGAATGATTAGCGAGAGAAGTTTATTAAGACGTTTTATACAGAGAAATGTAAAACCAGATTCCCTTAAAGTGAAATACATAATGCGTCATCATATTCCACAGGTATCCTCAGATTTTGATGTTAAGGATGTTGCTGCTTTTCTATCGAAAAATGCACTTACCCGATGCGCTGTCTATGACAAAAATAATAATATAATCGGGATGGTGACAATTACAGACCTCGCAAGATACCTCTCCGCTGAGTCTATATATCAGGTTCTGTTTTCCCATAAAACCAATGAGTACACTTATATTTGCCCAAAATGCAACAGTGGAAAACTTGAGCCTGTTTACAATGATAACGGCGAAATCAAATTTTTCAGATGTGACAGGGAGGATTGCGGATACATAGAGTAA
- a CDS encoding adenosylhomocysteinase — MKSNGYMRLDWARTHMPVVNSIRDRMIREKPFKGVRIGMALHVEAKTGILALLMQEGGADVTMSSCNPLSTDDAVVKSLKEDYGMKVFARKGETEEEYYEYLNKVIDSRPQIVVDDGGDLVKLLHTSRSEMREGVIGGNEETTTGVNRLRNMEKKGDLKFPMFDVNDASMKHLFDNRYGTGQSALDGIMNATNILIAGKRVSVVGFGYCGKGVALRMKGMGARVTVTEVDPVKANEATMEGYDVMPIKEALKVSDMVVTVTGVKSVVDFEALSNAKDGIILSNAGHFNNEIDLDKLETMSKESEQVRDYVKGYTLQNGKKIYVIADGRLVNLAAGQGHPVEIMDMSFAIQALTAEHLLKNHKSLENKVYPVPYEVDQDVARIRLESIGIKIDQPTEEQIRYSESWEEGT; from the coding sequence ATGAAAAGTAATGGATATATGAGACTGGACTGGGCTAGAACACACATGCCGGTTGTAAATAGTATACGTGATAGAATGATAAGAGAAAAGCCATTCAAGGGTGTCAGAATCGGCATGGCGCTGCACGTTGAAGCCAAGACGGGAATTCTTGCATTACTCATGCAGGAAGGAGGAGCTGATGTAACCATGTCATCCTGCAATCCTCTCAGCACGGATGATGCAGTTGTAAAATCCCTGAAGGAAGATTACGGAATGAAAGTTTTTGCAAGAAAGGGTGAAACAGAGGAAGAATATTACGAATATCTCAACAAGGTAATAGACAGTAGGCCACAGATAGTTGTGGATGATGGGGGAGATCTAGTTAAGCTGTTACACACCAGCAGATCAGAAATGAGAGAAGGCGTAATTGGAGGAAATGAAGAAACAACTACCGGTGTGAATAGGCTCAGGAACATGGAAAAAAAAGGTGATCTGAAATTTCCAATGTTTGATGTTAATGATGCATCAATGAAGCATCTGTTCGATAACAGGTATGGAACAGGACAGAGTGCACTTGATGGTATAATGAACGCGACAAACATACTTATTGCCGGGAAGAGGGTATCTGTCGTTGGATTCGGATACTGTGGCAAAGGAGTTGCACTGAGAATGAAAGGCATGGGTGCAAGGGTAACAGTAACAGAGGTCGATCCTGTGAAGGCCAACGAGGCAACAATGGAAGGGTATGATGTGATGCCAATAAAGGAAGCACTTAAGGTATCTGACATGGTTGTAACGGTGACTGGGGTTAAGTCCGTTGTTGATTTTGAAGCACTTTCAAACGCTAAGGATGGCATAATACTGTCTAATGCAGGACATTTCAACAATGAAATTGATCTGGATAAACTGGAGACGATGAGCAAAGAGAGTGAGCAGGTAAGAGATTATGTAAAGGGATACACACTGCAGAATGGAAAAAAGATTTACGTTATAGCCGATGGAAGGCTGGTAAATCTTGCCGCAGGACAGGGACACCCAGTGGAAATAATGGATATGAGCTTCGCAATACAGGCACTTACAGCAGAGCATCTCCTAAAGAACCACAAGAGTCTTGAGAACAAGGTATATCCGGTACCATATGAGGTAGATCAGGATGTTGCCAGGATCAGGTTGGAAAGCATCGGAATCAAAATTGATCAGCCAACTGAAGAGCAGATCAGATACAGTGAATCATGGGAGGAAGGCACGTGA